Below is a genomic region from Dehalococcoidia bacterium.
ATACGGGATACCTGTCCAGCTAGCTCGGTCGAAGTAATTAAATTAAGATCTGGTGCACCCAGAATAACTGCACTTGCTACTGAACCTCCAAGAATTCCAATATCAAAGCCTAAATCAGATGCAATGCGTGACGATATTGGATCAAATACTGACGCAGGTTGTATGCAACTGTCACTTGCTAGATATTCGCGTAGTTTTTTTCTTTTCTCAGAATTATTCATAGAAGCCTCAACCATATATCAACGAATTTCTACTTAAATCTATACAATTTTTCAAGAACCTGCTGATATTAAAACACTAGATTAAGGTATCCTTTGCTGATGCGTATAGTTCCTCCTGTTCGTGGTCTACCAAAATTATGGCCTTCAAAATTTTTCTATGGTTGGGCCATTGTCTATGCAAGTTTTTTGATATCTATTGCTCAAGTACCAATGTATGGTCCGGTTTTTTCTGTTTTTGTAAAGCCGATTGAAGACGAGCTAGGTTGGTCACGTTCAACTATCACTATTGCCTTCACTTTTGGAAGTATTGGTGGCTCTTTGCTTTCGGCAGTCATAGGCAGTGTTTTAGATA
It encodes:
- a CDS encoding oxaloacetate decarboxylase, with protein sequence MNNSEKRKKLREYLASDSCIQPASVFDPISSRIASDLGFDIGILGGSVASAVILGAPDLNLITSTELAGQVSR